Proteins from one Enterobacter bugandensis genomic window:
- the ilvC gene encoding ketol-acid reductoisomerase — MANYFNTLNLRQQLAQLGKCRFMARDEFADGASYLQGKKVVIVGCGAQGLNQGLNMRDSGLDISYALRKEAIAEKRASWRKATENGFKVGTYEELIPQADLVVNLTPDKQHSDVVRSVQPLMKDGAALGYSHGFNIVEVGEQIRKDITVVMVAPKCPGTEVREEYKRGFGVPTLIAVHPENDPKGEGMAIAKAWAAATGGHRAGVLESSFVAEVKSDLMGEQTILCGMLQAGSLLCFDKLVEEGTDPAYAEKLIQFGWETITEALKQGGITLMMDRLSNPAKLRAYALSEQLKTIMAPLFQKHMDDIISGEFSSGMMADWANDDKKLLTWREETGKTAFETAPQYEGKIGEQEYFDKGVLMIAMVKAGVELAFETMVDSGIIEESAYYESLHELPLIANTIARKRLYEMNVVISDTAEYGNYLFSYACVPLLKEFMTTLQAGDLGKAIAEGAVDNAQLRDVNEAIRSHQIEKVGHKLRGYMTDMKRIAVAG; from the coding sequence ATGGCTAACTACTTTAATACACTGAACTTGCGCCAGCAGCTGGCGCAGCTGGGCAAATGCCGCTTCATGGCGCGCGATGAATTTGCCGATGGCGCAAGCTACCTTCAGGGTAAAAAAGTGGTCATCGTCGGCTGTGGCGCACAGGGTCTGAACCAGGGCCTGAACATGCGTGACTCCGGTCTGGATATCTCTTACGCCCTGCGTAAAGAAGCGATTGCCGAGAAGCGCGCTTCATGGCGTAAAGCGACTGAAAACGGCTTCAAAGTGGGTACCTATGAAGAGCTGATCCCGCAGGCGGACCTGGTCGTTAACCTGACGCCGGACAAGCAGCACTCTGACGTGGTGCGTTCCGTACAGCCGCTGATGAAAGACGGCGCCGCGCTGGGTTACTCCCACGGCTTCAATATCGTTGAAGTGGGCGAGCAGATCCGTAAAGACATCACCGTAGTGATGGTGGCGCCGAAGTGCCCGGGTACCGAAGTGCGTGAAGAGTACAAGCGTGGCTTCGGCGTGCCGACGCTTATCGCAGTTCACCCGGAAAACGATCCGAAAGGCGAAGGCATGGCGATTGCCAAAGCCTGGGCTGCGGCGACCGGCGGTCACCGCGCTGGCGTGCTGGAATCTTCCTTCGTTGCGGAAGTGAAATCTGACCTGATGGGCGAGCAGACCATTCTGTGTGGCATGCTGCAGGCGGGTTCTCTGCTTTGCTTCGACAAGCTGGTGGAAGAAGGTACCGACCCGGCATACGCAGAAAAACTGATTCAGTTCGGCTGGGAAACCATCACCGAAGCGCTGAAGCAGGGCGGCATTACGCTGATGATGGACCGTCTGTCCAACCCGGCAAAACTGCGTGCTTACGCGTTGTCTGAACAGCTGAAAACCATTATGGCACCGCTGTTCCAGAAACATATGGACGACATCATCTCCGGCGAATTCTCTTCCGGCATGATGGCGGACTGGGCCAACGACGACAAGAAACTGCTGACCTGGCGTGAAGAGACCGGTAAAACCGCGTTCGAAACCGCGCCGCAGTATGAAGGTAAAATCGGCGAGCAGGAGTACTTCGATAAAGGCGTACTGATGATTGCGATGGTGAAAGCAGGCGTTGAGCTGGCGTTCGAAACCATGGTGGATTCCGGCATCATCGAAGAGTCTGCGTACTACGAATCTCTGCACGAGCTGCCGCTGATCGCGAACACCATCGCCCGTAAGCGTCTGTACGAAATGAACGTGGTTATCTCTGATACCGCAGAATACGGTAACTATCTGTTCTCTTACGCCTGCGTACCGCTGCTGAAAGAGTTCATGACCACCCTGCAAGCAGGCGATCTGGGTAAAGCGATTGCGGAAGGTGCGGTAGACAACGCGCAGCTGCGCGACGTAAACGAAGCGATTCGCAGCCACCAGATCGAGAAAGTGGGCCACAAACTGCGTGGCTACATGACCGATATGAAACGT